The stretch of DNA ATTATAAATGCACGGAATCACATCTTTGTATACAAAAGGGATTCTAATTTGTCCTCCGTGTGTATGTCCAGCAATGGTTAGGTCAGGAATAGAATTGCCATATCTCAGTGTTGTATCTGGATTATGAGTTAAAATAATCAAATTATCGTCTTTTGAAAAATTATCAATTATTGAAATATCATCTTCATTTGCCCATCTATCTCCAAGTCCAATGATTTTTATGTTTTTATTTTTAATTATGCTATCTGTATTATGGAGAAACATTACACCATTATCTTCTAAAACTTGTTGTAGTTTTTTTTGAATTGGTGGACCAGGTTTTTCACTATCATGATTTCCGAGGACTGCATAAATAGGAACTTTAATATTTTTTAGGGGAGTAAATAATTTATCTAAATTTTCAGGTGGATAATATGTGAAGTCACCTGGAATTAAAACTGCATCAATATTTTCTATTTCATTAATTTTGCTCACAACTCTTTCTAGGAAATTTACATCTTTATATACTCCTAAATGCATATCTGAAATAATTACTAATTTTGCAGAAAATCCAACATTAATTTCTGTCGTTTTTACAAAAATCAAATTTCTTTCTATAAACCTTGCATAAATAAATAACAGAGAAAGTATTAAAAGTAATATTAAAATGATTGACGATATTTTATTTTTTAAAAGGTTTTTTCTCTTCTTGTATAAAAGAAAAAGTAAAAAAAATAAAAATGGTAAAACAAGATAAGAAGAATAGAAAACAAAATTATGCATTATACTGTATTTAAAAAATAAAAATTCCATTCCTTTTTAAATTCTTCAACAAAATTCCTTTTGAGAAAAAATATTGAAAAATATGTCGCACAACGTTTCTGTGTATCTGAAGTTTTTGCCTTTCTTCCTTATTATATTCTAAAATAAAGGAAAGGCAAAAATTTGGGTGGAGTAAAAGAGAAAAATTAAATAATTTACCTTATATTAAAGCCCTTTTTCAATTTTTTTGGTCGCCGAGCTTGACATAGATTAAATAATCTGCTATACTAAATAATCAGTAATTTTGCTGACAAATTGAACCCTAACAAAGGAGGAAGAAATGGATCTTACAATGCTTGGCGTCGGATTTATAGTCGGACATTTGCTTGCTCGGTTAATCCGAAAAAATGATCCGAACAAAGTGTTTGATTCCATCATGATCGGCATTGTTTTGGTTCTCATCCTGGGAAGCCGATACCATTTTTTCGGCGGCTAGGTTTAACCAGCCAGCCCCACACGAGCCTTCGCGGAAATAAAATCTGCGAGGGCTCTTTTCTTTAAAAAAATTGAAAAAGGCTTATTAAAAATAAAGAATTATTTAATTTTTCTCTTTTTACGGAACCAGATACACAGTGTTATCGGATGTAGCGACGGATTATATAGTTTTACGAACGGAGTATCACCGTTCTTTTTTAGTTGCTCAAATTTTTAATACTCATCATTACAAGTCGCTATTTCCGATAACGTATCGGGATATGAGAAGTTCAGTCCCGATTTAATTAGCTAATATTTGAATTATCTCACGATTTATTAGAAATTACCAACTATTTATTACTACCAGTAAAAGGGACTGAATTTGGGCGGAAAGAAATAATTTTTTTGTTATTTTTTTATTTTTTGGCAATACCTATTGATTTTTTTGGCTAATTGTGCTTAACTGTAGGGTCTATCAAATTCAACAAAAAGGAGGATAGCAGATGGACATCAGGTCAAAGTTGGATTATCCGGCTGGGGCGCTCACAAATTTTGCTCCGTTTACTTTCGAGATAGACGGTGTAAAATGCGCTTCAATGGAGGGTTTTCTTCAGTCACTCAAGACTGACGACCCGCTCGTTCAAAAAGAGATTTGCCAATTGGTCGGCATCGAAGCCAAGAACTGGGGCAATGAACACAACATCATCTGGAAAGAAACTCAAACGCTATACTGGCAGGGTCGTGAATATGACCGCCAAGGTGACGAGTACCAGAAGCTTATCGACAGGGCATACGATGAACTCGCCAAAAACGAGGAATTCAGAAAAGCACTGTTGGCAACTGGGCAGGAGGTGTTGACCCACTCAATTGGCAAATCGGATCCGTTCGAAACAATCCTGACGGAAGACGAATTCTGTTCAAGGCTCATGAAGCTTAGGAGCAAAATTACTTCCTAATGGCAGGAAGTCTGTCGGACGTCACAACCTACGAGGTTGAGACGTCCGTT from Patescibacteria group bacterium encodes:
- a CDS encoding metallophosphoesterase: MHNFVFYSSYLVLPFLFFLLFLLYKKRKNLLKNKISSIILILLLILSLLFIYARFIERNLIFVKTTEINVGFSAKLVIISDMHLGVYKDVNFLERVVSKINEIENIDAVLIPGDFTYYPPENLDKLFTPLKNIKVPIYAVLGNHDSEKPGPPIQKKLQQVLEDNGVMFLHNTDSIIKNKNIKIIGLGDRWANEDDISIIDNFSKDDNLIILTHNPDTTLRYGNSIPDLTIAGHTHGGQIRIPFVYKDVIPCIYNFDQGLYDLIPQHVTVQSTENIIFTENNYGKVFVTAGIGEIGLPMRLGIPPTIEILELK